A single window of Dermacentor albipictus isolate Rhodes 1998 colony chromosome 1, USDA_Dalb.pri_finalv2, whole genome shotgun sequence DNA harbors:
- the LOC135899341 gene encoding uncharacterized protein isoform X2: MITAVVCHVLLPPLQMAYIAGPTEHAPSLCRYPNQIDISPTLPFLKKPRPPLGYWTLQPAWDHTSKVTLSSPSTIKEQQPSRLPCGLGGCATTVSRNMLAFTMQVSAKYSLFCKKCSNYCLVQLPSPQCCLAMLSECVHAIQSLLLLSGDVETNPGPSIADVFAELQKLTVGQSTLITEVQGLKNQLSCTDATLTDLSKRIMELEQHYQALIPLRSELEAVYATTSETGRLVSSLESRIEDADNRSRRSNLILYGIPDPNPPETFAQSEKLFIDNIQEHMNISLDPKEIEGAHRLGRYSPGRNRPIIAKFAFYKTKELVLSNGRKLKGSNCSIGEDFSPAVRNARKHLVLFGKSKATPFKLRFKTLVIGSKRYEYDESSKTVKEIH, encoded by the coding sequence ATGATCACCGCCGTTGTTTGCCACGTGCTGCTGCCTCCACTGCAGATGGCTTACATCGCGGGACCAACGGAGCATGCGCCATCACTATGCCGATACCCCAACCAGATCGACATCTCACCTACCTTGCCTTTCCTGAAGAAACCTAGGCCGCCTCTCGGGTACTGGACCCTCCAACCAGCGTGGGACCACACATCGAAAGTGACACTATCGAGTCCGTCGACTATAAAGGAGCAGCAACCATCGCGACTGccttgtgggctcggtggctgcgcCACAACGGTGTCACGTAACATGCTGGCTTTCACCATGCAGGTCAGTGCAAAATACAGTCTTTTCTGTAAGAAATGTAGCAATTACTGTTTGGTGCAGCTCCCGAGCCCTCAGTGCTGCCTCGCTATGCTTAGTGAATGTGTGCATGCTATCCAGTCATTGCTGTTGCTGTCAGGCGATGTTGAAACCAATCCGGGGCCTAGTATTGCTGACGTTTTCGCTGAGCTGCAGAAGCTGACCGTTGGACAAAGCACACTAATCACTGAGGTACAAGGTCTAAAGAATCAACTTTCGTGTACCGATGCAACACTAACAGATTTAAGTAAGCGAATTATGGAACTGGAACAACACTACCAGGCACTGATACCCCTGCGAAGCGAATTAGAAGCTGTGTACGCTACTACTTCTGAAACTGGTCGCCTGGTATCTAGCCTAGAGAGCCGCATAGAGGATGCTGACAACCGTTCACGCAGAAGCAACCTAATATTGTATGGCATTCCTGACCCCAACCCTCCTGAAACCTTTGCGCAATCGGAAAAACTATTTATTGACAACATTCAAGAGCACATGAACATAAGCCTCGACCCAAAAGAAATTGAGGGTGCACACCGGCTAGGACGCTATTCACCAGGCCGTAACCGCCCCATCATTGCCAAGTTTGCATTCTATAAAACAAAAGAATTGGTCTTGTCTAATGGTCGCAAGTTAAAGGGGAGTAACTGCAGTATTGGCGAGGACTTTTCACCCGCTGTTCGAAATGCCCGCAAACATCTTGTTCTTTTCGGCAAAAGCAAAGCAACACCTTTCAAGCTACGTTTCAAAACACTTGTCATAGGATCCAAACGCTACGAATATGATGAATCATCTAAAACCGTAAAGGAGATTCACTAG
- the LOC135899341 gene encoding uncharacterized protein isoform X1 produces the protein MLAFTMQMITAVVCHVLLPPLQMAYIAGPTEHAPSLCRYPNQIDISPTLPFLKKPRPPLGYWTLQPAWDHTSKVTLSSPSTIKEQQPSRLPCGLGGCATTVSRNMLAFTMQVSAKYSLFCKKCSNYCLVQLPSPQCCLAMLSECVHAIQSLLLLSGDVETNPGPSIADVFAELQKLTVGQSTLITEVQGLKNQLSCTDATLTDLSKRIMELEQHYQALIPLRSELEAVYATTSETGRLVSSLESRIEDADNRSRRSNLILYGIPDPNPPETFAQSEKLFIDNIQEHMNISLDPKEIEGAHRLGRYSPGRNRPIIAKFAFYKTKELVLSNGRKLKGSNCSIGEDFSPAVRNARKHLVLFGKSKATPFKLRFKTLVIGSKRYEYDESSKTVKEIH, from the coding sequence ATGCTGGCTTTCACCATGCAGATGATCACCGCCGTTGTTTGCCACGTGCTGCTGCCTCCACTGCAGATGGCTTACATCGCGGGACCAACGGAGCATGCGCCATCACTATGCCGATACCCCAACCAGATCGACATCTCACCTACCTTGCCTTTCCTGAAGAAACCTAGGCCGCCTCTCGGGTACTGGACCCTCCAACCAGCGTGGGACCACACATCGAAAGTGACACTATCGAGTCCGTCGACTATAAAGGAGCAGCAACCATCGCGACTGccttgtgggctcggtggctgcgcCACAACGGTGTCACGTAACATGCTGGCTTTCACCATGCAGGTCAGTGCAAAATACAGTCTTTTCTGTAAGAAATGTAGCAATTACTGTTTGGTGCAGCTCCCGAGCCCTCAGTGCTGCCTCGCTATGCTTAGTGAATGTGTGCATGCTATCCAGTCATTGCTGTTGCTGTCAGGCGATGTTGAAACCAATCCGGGGCCTAGTATTGCTGACGTTTTCGCTGAGCTGCAGAAGCTGACCGTTGGACAAAGCACACTAATCACTGAGGTACAAGGTCTAAAGAATCAACTTTCGTGTACCGATGCAACACTAACAGATTTAAGTAAGCGAATTATGGAACTGGAACAACACTACCAGGCACTGATACCCCTGCGAAGCGAATTAGAAGCTGTGTACGCTACTACTTCTGAAACTGGTCGCCTGGTATCTAGCCTAGAGAGCCGCATAGAGGATGCTGACAACCGTTCACGCAGAAGCAACCTAATATTGTATGGCATTCCTGACCCCAACCCTCCTGAAACCTTTGCGCAATCGGAAAAACTATTTATTGACAACATTCAAGAGCACATGAACATAAGCCTCGACCCAAAAGAAATTGAGGGTGCACACCGGCTAGGACGCTATTCACCAGGCCGTAACCGCCCCATCATTGCCAAGTTTGCATTCTATAAAACAAAAGAATTGGTCTTGTCTAATGGTCGCAAGTTAAAGGGGAGTAACTGCAGTATTGGCGAGGACTTTTCACCCGCTGTTCGAAATGCCCGCAAACATCTTGTTCTTTTCGGCAAAAGCAAAGCAACACCTTTCAAGCTACGTTTCAAAACACTTGTCATAGGATCCAAACGCTACGAATATGATGAATCATCTAAAACCGTAAAGGAGATTCACTAG